One window from the genome of SAR202 cluster bacterium encodes:
- a CDS encoding glycosyltransferase family 1 protein, which produces MNKSKKNLLVLSFHTCPLGKLGTESAGGMNVYVLQLSLALEKLGFSIDIFTIDHSECTEKITNITTNIKVIHLNTVQQNISKEDLYNHIETFKRQLINYINEHNIIYDIIHSHYWLSGIIGKDLSQVLGINNVVTFHTLAEIKNQIKGQQKESQIRLEKEQEIVKSTGTIIVSTNHELEVLTNRYQIDSSKVKIIPPGVDLSLFKPKNKMNSLKQIGMGKGPIIIYVGRIDPIKGLPVLIEAMKYLNPDKKPKLLVIGDNRIQNDATDQSFELIRRYKLEKHITFIGTIEQAQLPLYYNAASLCIIPSHYESFGLVALEAMACKTTVIGTKVPGLESIIQNQYNGVLVEVNSPQKLASAIEKLLTNVDLNIQIAENGYKKSKDMTWDSFALKTSQIYENLIN; this is translated from the coding sequence TTGAATAAATCTAAAAAGAATTTATTAGTTTTATCATTTCATACCTGCCCTCTTGGTAAATTGGGTACCGAGTCTGCAGGTGGTATGAATGTATATGTTCTTCAATTAAGTCTTGCTCTAGAGAAATTAGGGTTTTCAATTGATATTTTTACTATAGATCATTCAGAATGTACTGAGAAAATAACAAATATAACTACAAATATTAAAGTTATACACTTAAATACAGTTCAGCAAAATATCTCAAAAGAAGACTTATACAACCATATAGAAACCTTCAAAAGACAACTTATTAATTATATTAATGAACATAACATCATCTATGATATTATTCATAGTCACTATTGGTTATCAGGAATAATTGGTAAAGATTTAAGTCAAGTTTTAGGCATAAATAATGTAGTAACATTTCACACACTAGCAGAAATTAAAAACCAAATTAAAGGACAACAAAAAGAATCTCAAATACGACTAGAAAAAGAACAAGAAATTGTCAAAAGTACAGGCACTATTATAGTTTCTACTAACCATGAATTGGAAGTTCTTACTAATAGATATCAAATAGATTCATCAAAGGTAAAAATTATTCCTCCTGGTGTAGATTTATCGTTATTTAAACCAAAAAATAAAATGAATTCATTAAAACAAATTGGAATGGGGAAAGGACCTATAATTATTTATGTGGGAAGAATTGACCCTATAAAAGGCTTACCTGTTCTTATTGAAGCAATGAAATATCTAAATCCAGATAAAAAACCTAAACTGTTAGTTATAGGTGATAACAGAATACAAAATGATGCAACAGATCAATCTTTCGAGTTAATTAGAAGATACAAATTAGAAAAACATATAACATTTATAGGTACTATTGAGCAAGCACAACTACCATTGTACTACAATGCAGCGAGCCTTTGTATTATACCTTCTCATTATGAAAGCTTTGGATTAGTAGCTTTAGAAGCAATGGCATGTAAAACCACAGTAATTGGAACTAAAGTTCCTGGATTAGAGTCTATAATCCAGAATCAATATAATGGAGTATTAGTAGAAGTTAACTCTCCCCAAAAACTTGCTTCTGCTATAGAAAAATTACTTACAAACGTTGATTTGAACATCCAGATAGCAGAAAACGGGTATAAGAAATCCAAAGATATGACTTGGGACTCATTTGCATTAAAAACATCACAAATATATGAAAACTTAATAAATTAA
- a CDS encoding GNAT family N-acetyltransferase, with protein sequence MENIKIHESFDSVSDIWKTVLSRIPRHSIFQTIEWQKTWFSIFHTNNSLNILEISNNNEVIGIAPFMLNGDKKLTLIGNKDVYDYQDFLIVPNYENEFFKEVGIFFENINYDLIEINSIPETSATIPFMEKLAKNKEWSFDKSTEDVCPLIELPKDWESYLSILNKKDRHELRRKFRRLDDQSNHTIQQLTASVDIENSMEEFFELMSKSGHHKAEFLTPIMKIYFKNLCLELSKENWTRLYFMEIDNKKVSACIAFDYNNIRYLYNSGFDPDYQHLSCGLLLNATSLKHSIEYNFECFDFLRGDESYKYHLGAQNTTIYTIKLMKK encoded by the coding sequence TTGGAAAATATAAAAATTCATGAAAGCTTTGATTCAGTATCAGATATTTGGAAAACAGTACTATCAAGAATACCTCGACATTCAATATTTCAGACAATAGAATGGCAAAAAACTTGGTTCAGTATCTTTCACACTAATAACAGTTTAAATATCTTAGAAATATCTAACAATAACGAAGTAATTGGAATAGCTCCATTCATGCTAAATGGAGATAAAAAATTAACTTTAATCGGCAACAAGGATGTATATGATTATCAAGATTTTCTTATTGTACCGAATTATGAAAATGAATTCTTTAAAGAAGTTGGGATATTTTTTGAAAACATTAATTATGATTTAATAGAAATCAATTCGATCCCTGAAACCTCTGCAACTATACCTTTCATGGAAAAATTAGCAAAAAACAAAGAATGGAGCTTTGATAAATCTACTGAAGATGTTTGCCCATTGATAGAATTACCCAAAGATTGGGAATCCTATCTTTCTATTCTCAATAAAAAAGACAGGCACGAATTAAGAAGAAAGTTTAGGAGATTAGATGATCAATCAAATCATACGATTCAACAATTAACTGCTAGTGTAGACATAGAAAACTCGATGGAAGAGTTCTTTGAATTAATGTCAAAAAGTGGACATCATAAAGCTGAGTTTTTAACCCCTATAATGAAAATATACTTTAAAAATCTTTGCTTAGAATTATCCAAAGAAAATTGGACCAGGCTCTATTTTATGGAAATTGACAATAAAAAAGTTTCAGCTTGTATAGCGTTTGACTATAATAATATTCGATACTTATACAACAGTGGATTTGATCCAGATTATCAACATTTAAGTTGCGGGTTATTACTCAATGCTACTTCATTAAAGCACTCAATAGAATATAATTTTGAATGTTTTGATTTCCTTCGGGGTGATGAAAGTTACAAGTATCATCTCGGTGCTCAAAACACAACAATATACACTATTAAATTAATGAAAAAATAA
- a CDS encoding threonine synthase — protein sequence MNLGVIQNYKKYLPINKDTPIITMGEGQTPLIKSTNIIKSMGCKNLYFKFEGCNPTGSFKDRGMVFAISKALESKSEIIACASTGNTSASAAAYGARFGLKTIVIVPNGKIASGKLAQAIAYGAKIISIDGNFDQGLSIIRDLSNNNNITIVNSINPYRIEGQKTAAFEIIDELNDSPDFLFIPVGNAGNITAYWKGFTEYLKYEKSTKLPRLMGYQAAGAAPLVSGQPVEKPETVASAIRIGNPASWESAITARNESNGAIDSVTDQEILSAYEMLASKEGIFCEPASAASLAGLIKTNLTNPASIKDKTIVCVVTGSGLKEPELAEKQFNSKPIQIKPEIETVKKAILNL from the coding sequence ATGAATCTAGGCGTAATACAAAACTATAAAAAATATTTACCTATAAATAAAGACACTCCTATAATCACTATGGGTGAAGGTCAAACCCCTCTAATAAAATCCACAAATATTATTAAATCCATGGGTTGTAAGAATTTATATTTTAAGTTCGAAGGTTGTAACCCTACTGGTTCATTTAAAGACCGAGGTATGGTTTTTGCTATATCAAAAGCATTAGAATCGAAAAGCGAAATAATAGCCTGTGCATCTACTGGGAATACTAGTGCTTCTGCCGCTGCATATGGAGCGAGATTTGGATTAAAAACGATCGTAATAGTTCCAAATGGCAAAATAGCTTCTGGTAAATTAGCTCAAGCAATTGCTTATGGCGCTAAGATTATAAGTATAGATGGTAATTTTGACCAAGGATTATCAATCATTCGAGATTTGTCCAACAACAACAATATAACAATTGTAAATTCAATTAATCCTTATAGGATTGAAGGTCAAAAGACTGCTGCTTTTGAAATAATTGATGAGTTAAACGATTCACCTGACTTTTTATTTATTCCAGTTGGAAATGCAGGAAATATAACAGCATATTGGAAAGGATTTACTGAATATTTAAAATATGAAAAATCCACCAAATTACCTAGATTGATGGGATATCAAGCAGCAGGTGCGGCACCATTAGTTAGTGGACAACCTGTAGAAAAACCTGAAACAGTCGCCTCAGCAATTCGTATAGGGAACCCTGCTAGTTGGGAAAGTGCGATAACAGCTCGTAATGAATCCAATGGAGCTATAGATTCTGTAACTGATCAAGAAATACTTTCAGCTTATGAAATGTTAGCTAGTAAGGAAGGTATATTCTGCGAACCAGCTTCTGCTGCTTCTTTAGCAGGATTAATTAAAACCAACTTAACAAATCCTGCAAGTATTAAAGATAAAACAATAGTTTGTGTTGTAACCGGTTCTGGACTAAAAGAACCAGAATTAGCTGAAAAACAATTCAATTCAAAGCCTATACAGATTAAGCCAGAAATTGAAACTGTAAAAAAAGCTATTTTGAATTTATAA
- a CDS encoding homoserine dehydrogenase, with amino-acid sequence METQNINVGLLGLGTVGTEVAYQLLHNKNVINNPKSNVQINLSKVLINDITKQRPNYLSPDIITNNPDDIFNDKNINLIVELIGGDHIALEMINKAIDKKINIVTANKLVMSKYGHELLSQSKNNGVLLLYEASVGAGIPIIGPLYHSLIANNITRINAIINGTTNYILSNMSSRTQTFEDALKQAQHLGYAESDPTSDIEGIDATYKLSILASIVLNNKITEKNIYREGITKLSAVDFKYAKDLGYTIKLLAIGELNRDNVSLRVHPCLISNDHLLAKVEGVYNAIEIQGDPIGNIIFHGEGAGPKSTSSAILGDIISIANNISNNNVNSTENTRDYTINYVDYSYTSSSYYMRMSVLDKPGVLAEISSILGKYNISIASVLQTTHNQSDNIAELVMITHPAVVNNLNTAITNIKKSSQIKSIDSLVRIEDLN; translated from the coding sequence ATGGAAACGCAAAATATAAATGTTGGATTACTTGGATTAGGGACTGTCGGTACTGAAGTTGCATATCAGTTGCTTCATAACAAAAATGTTATAAATAACCCAAAATCAAATGTACAAATAAATTTATCAAAAGTATTGATCAATGATATTACAAAACAAAGGCCAAACTACCTGTCTCCAGATATAATTACTAATAATCCCGATGATATCTTTAATGATAAGAATATAAACCTCATCGTAGAATTAATTGGTGGAGATCATATTGCTCTTGAAATGATAAACAAAGCTATAGATAAAAAAATCAATATAGTAACTGCTAATAAACTTGTAATGTCAAAATATGGGCATGAGTTATTAAGTCAATCAAAAAATAATGGGGTTTTATTATTGTATGAAGCAAGTGTTGGAGCGGGTATACCTATAATTGGCCCCTTATACCATAGTTTAATTGCTAACAATATTACCAGAATAAACGCTATTATTAATGGAACAACTAATTATATTCTTTCGAATATGTCCTCAAGAACACAAACCTTTGAAGATGCTCTAAAACAAGCTCAACATCTTGGATATGCAGAATCAGATCCTACAAGCGATATAGAAGGTATTGATGCTACTTACAAACTATCCATACTGGCTTCAATTGTATTAAATAATAAGATAACTGAAAAAAATATATACAGAGAAGGGATCACTAAACTTTCAGCTGTAGATTTTAAATATGCTAAGGATTTAGGTTATACGATTAAACTTCTTGCGATTGGAGAATTGAATCGCGATAATGTTTCCCTAAGAGTTCATCCATGCTTAATTTCCAATGATCATTTGTTAGCAAAAGTAGAAGGTGTTTATAACGCCATAGAAATTCAAGGTGATCCTATTGGTAATATTATTTTTCATGGTGAAGGAGCAGGACCTAAATCAACTTCAAGTGCAATTTTAGGAGACATAATTTCTATTGCAAATAATATATCAAATAATAATGTGAATTCTACAGAGAACACCCGTGATTATACGATTAATTATGTAGACTATAGTTATACAAGTTCTTCTTACTATATGAGAATGTCAGTACTAGATAAACCTGGGGTACTAGCAGAAATATCTAGTATTCTAGGAAAATATAATATAAGTATAGCATCAGTTCTTCAAACGACTCATAATCAATCCGACAATATAGCAGAACTAGTAATGATAACCCACCCAGCTGTAGTAAATAATTTAAATACAGCTATTACAAATATTAAGAAATCAAGTCAAATTAAATCTATTGATAGTCTTGTAAGAATCGAAGACTTGAATTAG
- the rpsR gene encoding 30S ribosomal protein S18: MTTQNRSRPNNRRRPNNRYNSRIKICQPCFERKGKPVSSIITYKDATLLQRYISDRGKIEPRRKTGTCLKCQTYLTREIKKAREIALLPFAAEHVLLNPIDRRSNNRNYSNRS; encoded by the coding sequence ATGACCACACAAAACAGATCGCGTCCAAATAACAGAAGACGACCAAACAATCGTTATAATAGTCGAATTAAAATATGTCAGCCATGTTTTGAACGCAAAGGCAAACCTGTTTCAAGTATTATTACTTACAAAGATGCTACTCTTTTACAACGATATATATCTGATAGAGGTAAAATTGAGCCAAGAAGAAAAACTGGTACATGCTTAAAGTGCCAAACTTATTTAACTAGAGAAATCAAAAAAGCGCGTGAAATAGCATTACTTCCTTTTGCTGCAGAACATGTATTGCTTAATCCTATTGATAGACGTTCAAATAATAGAAATTATTCAAATAGATCTTAG
- a CDS encoding single-stranded DNA-binding protein → MVGFNKIMVIGNIGTEPEMRYTPSGSPVTSFRVATSRSYTSNDGERHQETEWFTVVAWNALAEQCNQYLAKGRRTFVEGRLKSRQWDGQDGQTRYRNEIIASRVLFLDRNPSQSSDNEPSTFDNNDSNNYNFTDTPSDKPIETDDLPF, encoded by the coding sequence ATGGTAGGCTTTAATAAAATTATGGTTATAGGCAATATTGGTACTGAGCCTGAAATGAGATACACACCTAGTGGAAGCCCTGTTACATCATTTCGAGTTGCTACAAGCAGATCATACACTTCAAATGATGGGGAAAGACATCAAGAAACGGAATGGTTTACCGTAGTTGCTTGGAATGCTTTAGCAGAACAATGTAATCAATATCTTGCAAAGGGACGTAGAACTTTTGTAGAAGGTAGATTGAAAAGTAGACAATGGGATGGACAAGACGGACAAACGCGATATAGAAATGAGATAATTGCAAGCAGAGTATTATTTCTAGACAGAAATCCTTCTCAATCCTCAGATAACGAACCATCTACTTTTGATAATAATGATTCAAATAACTATAATTTTACTGATACACCTTCTGACAAACCCATTGAAACTGACGACCTACCTTTTTAA
- the rpsF gene encoding 30S ribosomal protein S6: MKQYELVIVISPEVDQENSDKIINNLSTLVNSNEGTIEDWDRWGMRKLAYPINKFREGNYASSLINIDPAKVTTIEGNIRSNEDILRHLLTTKD, from the coding sequence TTGAAACAGTATGAATTAGTGATTGTTATAAGTCCCGAGGTAGATCAGGAGAATTCGGATAAAATTATAAATAATTTATCTACTTTAGTTAATTCTAATGAGGGAACTATAGAAGATTGGGATAGATGGGGAATGAGAAAATTGGCCTACCCCATTAATAAATTTCGAGAAGGAAATTATGCTTCATCCTTAATCAATATAGACCCTGCAAAGGTCACAACTATTGAGGGAAATATACGTAGCAATGAAGATATTTTGCGACATTTACTTACCACAAAAGATTGA
- a CDS encoding homocysteine S-methyltransferase family protein — MKNVKLLDGGTGTEIKRRGYNVPSHIESIWSAQELIDNPTVVEEIHYDYICAGADHIIINNYALTQPILSRANIAYKLEELTLRAIDIAKKAVKKSGANVKILGSLPPLETSYRADLILEKEVMADYYQEIASILKNKVDIIICETMASSVEAETALRAGLNTGTETWMSWTLQGTKHNTLPSGEKLEDAYNAISYLDAAAYLVNCGGANLITQGIETLSKLTNKPIGGYANSVLVNTTGHKTELDPERSQKESSEIIDEKSYSEEVAKWINSGASIVGGCCSTTPEHIKVIKKLLG, encoded by the coding sequence ATGAAAAACGTAAAACTTTTAGATGGTGGGACCGGTACCGAAATAAAACGCAGAGGATATAATGTACCATCACATATCGAGTCTATTTGGTCAGCTCAAGAATTAATTGATAATCCAACGGTGGTTGAAGAAATACATTATGATTATATATGTGCAGGTGCAGATCACATAATCATTAACAATTATGCTTTAACCCAACCAATTTTATCACGAGCGAATATTGCTTATAAACTTGAAGAACTAACCCTCCGGGCAATTGATATCGCAAAAAAAGCCGTAAAGAAATCAGGTGCGAACGTAAAGATCCTCGGATCTTTACCACCACTCGAAACTAGTTATCGAGCTGATTTAATATTGGAAAAAGAAGTAATGGCTGATTATTATCAAGAAATAGCGTCTATATTAAAAAATAAAGTTGATATTATTATTTGTGAAACGATGGCTAGTAGTGTTGAAGCCGAAACTGCTTTACGTGCTGGACTTAATACAGGAACAGAGACATGGATGAGTTGGACGTTACAAGGCACAAAACACAACACTTTACCCAGTGGTGAAAAGCTAGAGGATGCATATAATGCAATATCCTACCTTGACGCAGCAGCATATTTAGTCAATTGTGGTGGCGCTAATTTGATAACACAAGGAATTGAAACGCTGAGTAAGTTAACTAATAAACCAATAGGCGGCTATGCTAATTCTGTTTTAGTTAATACAACTGGGCATAAAACAGAATTAGATCCAGAAAGGTCACAAAAAGAATCTAGTGAAATAATTGATGAAAAATCTTATTCTGAAGAGGTTGCTAAATGGATTAATAGCGGAGCATCGATTGTAGGAGGATGCTGTAGTACAACCCCAGAACACATCAAAGTAATAAAGAAACTATTGGGATAA
- a CDS encoding HAD family hydrolase, producing MIKTIFFDFFGTLAKFYPEREEIQIQALNQFDLNTTPEKIKYGYKFADSYMEKINSSDKPLSLMDITERSIFFSEYESLILEHAGLNVDLITAGNIWQAVQKIPYGFKLYDDVIPVFDHLHTLGYKLGIITNMGKNLYGISDQLGISQYLSHIITSEEVGIGKPRPEIFQAALKASNSTINEIIHVGDSYDSDIAGAIALDIKAILIQRDDEQHNAQYQFMINDLKSLYKYI from the coding sequence ATGATAAAAACAATATTTTTTGATTTTTTTGGGACGTTGGCAAAGTTTTATCCTGAGAGAGAAGAAATACAAATTCAAGCTTTGAATCAATTTGATTTAAATACCACTCCTGAAAAAATTAAATATGGTTACAAATTTGCCGACTCTTATATGGAAAAAATTAATTCTAGCGATAAACCTCTTTCATTAATGGACATTACCGAGAGAAGTATTTTTTTTAGTGAGTATGAATCTTTGATTTTAGAACATGCAGGTTTAAATGTAGATTTGATAACTGCTGGGAATATATGGCAAGCTGTCCAAAAGATACCGTATGGATTTAAACTATATGATGATGTTATACCGGTTTTTGATCATCTACATACTCTTGGTTATAAATTAGGCATTATTACAAATATGGGTAAAAATCTATATGGGATTTCTGATCAATTAGGAATATCGCAATATTTATCTCATATAATTACTTCAGAAGAAGTAGGTATAGGGAAACCTAGACCAGAGATTTTCCAAGCTGCACTAAAGGCGTCAAATTCTACTATTAATGAAATTATTCATGTGGGAGATTCTTATGATTCAGATATAGCAGGTGCTATAGCTTTAGATATCAAAGCCATTCTTATACAACGTGATGACGAACAGCATAATGCTCAGTATCAATTTATGATAAATGACTTAAAATCTCTCTATAAATATATTTAA
- a CDS encoding CDP-alcohol phosphatidyltransferase family protein, translated as MKRHKMDYRNYIRDNVLNKIESPIVSVFYKLKISPNLLSVFGLILGIIAAVLIGLNNLILAAIFLIFGAVADLFDGSLARKYGKESVFGAFLDSVIDRIQELAIFIGATYLFINQENYEWAILPIITLGLSFLVSYARARGEGLGIQMKESGIVTRPERLIILLIGLFTNQFIIAMVIVCLTSLISFIQRLRTISK; from the coding sequence ATGAAAAGGCACAAAATGGATTATAGAAATTATATAAGAGATAACGTGTTAAACAAAATTGAATCACCTATAGTTTCTGTTTTTTATAAGCTAAAAATATCTCCAAATTTACTCTCAGTTTTTGGTCTAATCCTTGGAATTATAGCTGCAGTCCTTATAGGCTTAAATAATTTAATCTTAGCAGCAATTTTTTTAATTTTTGGAGCAGTTGCTGACTTATTTGATGGATCATTAGCAAGAAAATATGGCAAGGAATCAGTTTTTGGCGCATTTTTAGACTCAGTCATCGATAGAATACAAGAATTAGCTATATTTATTGGTGCCACATATTTATTTATTAATCAAGAAAACTATGAGTGGGCTATTTTACCAATTATAACTCTAGGATTGTCATTTCTTGTAAGTTATGCCAGAGCTAGAGGCGAAGGTCTTGGTATACAAATGAAAGAAAGTGGTATAGTTACTCGTCCAGAAAGATTGATAATATTATTAATCGGCCTATTCACAAACCAATTTATCATCGCAATGGTAATTGTTTGTTTGACATCCCTAATTTCATTTATTCAAAGACTACGGACGATAAGCAAATAA
- a CDS encoding glycosyltransferase family 4 protein, translated as MKIAQVSPYDLNYPGGVVSHMFQLGEHLINRGHEVKYIGPINSTNNNYSNQIIPIGNSIPIPVSGSIARISLNFWGTKKIKKILDKEKFDIIHLHEPLMPSLPLKILSHSTSVNIGTFHAYNDKDNAYKFTKWYLTKFINRLSSKITVSASAKEYVQKHFPGEYTVIPNGIDLDFLSQKSNPLDKYRDNKFNILFLGRLEKRKGLKYLLQAYIELKKKYAIRLIIIGPGNLDKDCVNIIKSINSTDIVCTGPITDQYEKRMYYQTADLFCAPNTGNESFGIVLTEAMACGTPVIASNINGFKNVIEHGKNGFLFEPNSVSSIYQCIEKLINNNDLRKSIAQNGKYRVRQYNWNILVDKILDCYEKAQNGL; from the coding sequence ATGAAAATCGCGCAGGTGTCCCCTTATGACTTAAATTATCCCGGGGGTGTTGTTTCTCACATGTTTCAACTAGGGGAGCATTTGATAAATCGTGGCCACGAAGTGAAATATATAGGGCCAATAAATAGTACAAATAATAACTACTCAAATCAAATAATCCCAATTGGAAATTCTATTCCGATTCCTGTTTCAGGATCCATAGCTCGAATATCTTTAAATTTCTGGGGAACCAAGAAAATTAAAAAAATACTCGATAAAGAAAAATTTGATATTATCCATCTACATGAACCACTTATGCCCTCATTACCTTTAAAAATACTTTCTCATTCAACCTCAGTAAATATTGGAACTTTTCATGCCTATAATGACAAGGACAACGCATACAAATTTACTAAATGGTATTTAACCAAATTTATAAACAGACTCTCCAGTAAAATTACGGTTTCAGCATCAGCAAAAGAATATGTCCAAAAACACTTTCCAGGAGAATATACTGTAATACCCAATGGAATCGATTTAGATTTTCTTTCACAAAAATCTAATCCTTTAGATAAATATAGAGACAATAAATTTAATATATTATTTCTCGGAAGATTAGAAAAAAGAAAAGGGTTAAAATACCTATTACAAGCTTATATAGAACTTAAAAAAAAATATGCAATTCGATTAATAATTATTGGCCCGGGTAATCTTGACAAAGATTGTGTGAATATAATTAAATCAATAAATTCTACTGATATTGTTTGTACTGGACCTATCACTGATCAATATGAAAAACGCATGTACTACCAAACAGCAGATTTATTTTGTGCTCCTAACACAGGAAATGAAAGTTTTGGTATAGTACTTACAGAAGCAATGGCATGTGGGACTCCTGTAATTGCATCCAATATAAATGGTTTTAAAAATGTTATTGAACATGGTAAAAATGGTTTTTTATTCGAACCTAATTCTGTATCATCTATATATCAATGTATTGAAAAACTTATAAATAATAATGATTTAAGAAAAAGTATTGCTCAAAATGGCAAGTATAGAGTACGACAATATAACTGGAATATATTGGTTGATAAAATATTAGATTGCTATGAAAAGGCACAAAATGGATTATAG
- a CDS encoding inositol-3-phosphate synthase encodes MSKIKVAIVGVGNCASSFVQGIHKYREADENEFIPGLMHPVLGDYHIGDIEVVAAFDVDKDKVGKDLSEAIFSGMNNTVAFHDVPKTGVTVERGMTHDGIGKYLSEVIEKAPDPEDSMPSIASILEEREVDVLINYLPVGSEQATKWYMEQALSAKVGVVNCIPVFIAREPYWQRRFQDAGVPIVGDDIKSQVGATITHRVLTNLFKDRGVRVDRTYQLNFGGNTDFMNMLERERLESKKESKTNAVTSQLPYDVGKDNVHVGPSDYVPWLEDRKWCHIRIEGTTFGNVPLNLELKLEVWDSPNSAGVVVDAVRCCKIALDREVSGSLTGPSSYFMKSPPIQYTDDEAHQMVEDFIKPIE; translated from the coding sequence TTGAGCAAAATCAAAGTAGCTATTGTCGGAGTAGGTAATTGTGCCTCTTCTTTTGTTCAAGGTATACATAAATACCGAGAAGCTGATGAAAATGAATTTATTCCTGGGCTTATGCACCCTGTCTTAGGAGATTATCATATAGGAGATATTGAGGTTGTCGCTGCATTTGATGTGGATAAAGATAAAGTAGGTAAGGATTTATCTGAAGCTATATTTTCAGGGATGAATAACACTGTTGCTTTCCACGATGTTCCAAAAACAGGGGTAACCGTTGAAAGAGGAATGACGCATGACGGAATTGGGAAATATCTTTCTGAAGTTATAGAAAAGGCACCAGATCCTGAAGATTCTATGCCATCTATAGCTAGTATTCTTGAAGAACGTGAAGTTGATGTATTAATTAACTATCTTCCTGTCGGATCCGAACAGGCAACAAAATGGTATATGGAACAAGCACTCTCTGCAAAAGTTGGTGTTGTAAATTGTATTCCAGTATTTATTGCAAGAGAACCATATTGGCAAAGACGTTTTCAAGATGCTGGTGTTCCTATTGTAGGAGATGATATTAAATCTCAAGTGGGCGCTACTATTACTCATCGTGTACTAACTAATCTATTTAAAGATCGTGGAGTTCGAGTTGATAGAACATATCAATTAAACTTTGGAGGCAACACTGATTTTATGAATATGCTGGAAAGAGAGCGTTTAGAATCTAAGAAAGAATCTAAAACCAACGCGGTTACTTCACAGCTTCCTTATGATGTGGGTAAAGATAACGTTCATGTAGGGCCTAGTGATTATGTACCATGGCTCGAAGACCGAAAATGGTGCCACATCAGAATAGAAGGAACTACCTTCGGTAATGTTCCGTTAAATTTAGAACTAAAACTCGAAGTATGGGATAGCCCTAATTCAGCAGGTGTGGTTGTTGATGCTGTTAGATGTTGTAAAATTGCCCTAGACCGAGAAGTTAGTGGGTCACTAACTGGACCTTCTTCATATTTTATGAAATCTCCACCAATACAATATACCGACGATGAAGCCCATCAAATGGTTGAGGACTTTATAAAACCTATAGAATAA